AGTCACTAGTAGAACTTATAACACCAGCACCTGGATTCACTTAGTTACAATTTCACATAGTTTTCACATAGGTTCCTAGTGACATGTTACTTGTATCCTATTCTATTCTTAATGTTCAAttgggaaatttctcacttgtcgatattttgtcaaatacatcaaatatttagcCACGTttcacaaaatatatcaaaatatgaaagtGTAAGTAAAAACGAtgcattatttacataaaaactTACCCCGgtccaaaatatcaaatgtttgcGTCTTAGTCTATGACCTTGCCTTTTCCCCAGTCAAGGTCAATTCCTCGTCTTTCTTTATAATCGAGCTTgcaagcttgaaaaaccctagctatgtcTTCTTCATGTGAAATTCGACCAATGGGTTGAAGATGAGCAGAAattgtctttttaattcatttaatcaccaaattactaaaattcccttaacttaaaaaaattctatttctcctatttcatgtccatttttgtccaacaaattaaccaatggtctaaccttttaaggacctccaatttaaaatttcatagcaattagacacctctagcttctagaactcaagttttgcactttttttacaatttagtcctttcgactaaattgagtgcccaaacgtcaaaatttttgaacgaaattttcacgaaatcattttgtacatttgtagatcataaaaatataagaattttttCTTAGTCGGATTAGTgctctcaaaaccactattctgactaggcccaaaatcgggttgttacagcTCTTCCCTGGTATTATTGCACCAGTGTCTATTTCTCCCTCTCACATTGCACTAAAAGAGCttaaggaattaaaaatatagttgCAAGAATTGCTTAATTGTGGTTTCATTCAACCAAGTAAATCTCCATGGGGTGTGTTggttttgtttgtaaagaagaaggaaggtACTTTGAGGTTGTGCATAGACTATAAGTAGCTGAATAAGTTGACCATCAAGAAAAAGTATCCATTGCCTCAGATCGATGACCTATTTGATTGATTCCAAGGAGGGactgtatttttaaaaatctatctGAGGTTAGTGTATTATCAGCTAAAGGTGAAGGAGTCTTACATCTTAAAGATGACATTCAAGACCCGGTATGGGCATTACGAGTTCCTTGTCATgtcatttggtttaactaattcTCCTATCGCGTTCATAGACATATCTAAATCAGTTTGTGGTTGTCATCATAGATGACTAAGGAGGATCACGATGCACATATGCGGGTTGTTTGGCATATATTATTGGAAAAGTGCCTCCATGCAAAGTTGAGAAATATGCCATGTTGTATCGGTAGACGAAATTTGTGTGGACTCAAAAAAGGTTGAGGGAGTTTTGGAATGGAAACCATTGAATAGTTTTGCCAAAGTTCAGTGTTTCTTTGGTTTGGCTGGTAATTATCGTAGGTTCATAGAGGGGATTTCCATTATTGTTGTAGCCTTAATGAAACTACTATATAAAAATGTAGTGTTTGATTGGACGGATGAAAGGCAGAAAAGTTTCGAGCAGCTTAAGGCAATTCTGACTGAAGCACTTGTGTCGATTCAACCAAAGTCTAGAAACAATTTTGTGGTTTATAGTAATGTTTCATATATGAGACTCGGTTGTGTGTGTATGAGGGTAAGGTTATGGCATGTGCCTCAAGACAATTGAAGCCACATGAGCATAATTACCCAACTCCCGACATGGAAATAGTTGTTGTAGTATTTGTGCTTAAGGTTTGGCACCATTATTTCCATGGTGAAATATGTATTTTCTTTAGGAATCATAAAACCCTTAAGTACCTCCTCACCTAGAAGGAATAGAATTTAAGGCAAAGATGGTGGATTGAACCActaaaggattatgattgtgtgATAGAATATCATCTCGGTAAAGCAAATGTAGTCGTAGATGACTTGAGCAGGAAGTAGATGACTGAATTGCAAGATATGTTTGCACATTCGAGTGTAACCAGAGATGGTGGGTTGTTAGTTGAACTTCAAGTAAAGCTGACTTTGTCTCAGCAGATTAAAGAAAAGCAATTAATAGATGAGGATTTGGTAAAAAAAGATTCGGCAAGTAGAACAAGGTGTTAAAggagaatttgattttaatgcAAATGGTATATTGAGTTTCTGAGGGAGACTTTGTGTGCCAAATGATGTGGCGTTAAGGCACGTGATACTTACCAAAGCACATAGTAGCCTTTGCGCTATGTATCCtggtagcaataaaatgtataatgatctccaagagatgtactggtggcctgGTTTGAATCATGATGTTACAGATTTCGTGACTAggtgtttaatttgtcaaaagGTGAAAGTGAAGCATCAGTACCCTTCAGGTTTGCTCCGATCGATTAAGATTcttgagtggaaatgggaaaggATCACCATTGACTTTGTCTCGAGTTTACCTTTGACCCCCAAAAAGGATTTTGTATGGGTAATTGTGGATCACTTTTCAAAGAGTGTGTTTTTTGGCAGTGCGTACTAGCTACTCTTTGCAGAAGTTGGCAGAGTTGTACATAGCTAAGATTGGACTTCTCTATGGTGTTCCAGTTTCCATTATTATCGATAGAGATCCATGTTTTACCTCTACATTTTGAAAGAGTTTGCAAGAGGCTTTGGGTATGAAACTTAACTTCAGTACAACTTATCACCCATAAACAGATAGATAGTAGGAAAGGGTGATTAAAGTTCTTAAGGATATGTTATGTAGTTATGTAATACTTACCTTTACCTAAATTTTCCTATAACAATAATTTTCAAACGAGTATTCAAATGGAACTATTTGAAGCGTTGTATGGTAGGAACTGTAGGACTCCCTTTTGTTGGTCAGAATTGGATGAAAAGCGGATCATTGTGCCAGATTtcgttttgaaaaaaaaggagaaagtgAAGTTGATATGTAAGAGGCTGAAGGTGGCCTCAGACAGGCaaaaatcttatatatatttgaaatgtcaTGATATCGAGTTTCAAGTGAGATATAAggtgtttttgaaagtttcaccttggaagaaGGTCCAAAGTTTCAGATTGAAGGGTAAGTTGAGCCTAATATTTATTGGATCGTATGAGGTCATTGAGAGGATTGTTCCGGTAGCTTACTGACTCAAGTTGCCATCAGAACTTGAGCGTAACTATGATGTCTTCCATGTGTCCATGTTACAAAACTATTTATCGGACACATCTCATATTGTTCCGGTAGAAGAGATCAAGGTTCGACCTGATCTCACCTATGATGAGGAGTTGGTTGAGATTTTGGCTCAAGAGGAGAAGGTTTTATAGAATAAAAGAGTTTTGTTGGTTAAAGTTTTATGGCGTAACCATAAAACAGAAGAGGCTACCTGGGAAGCTAAAGATGTGATGAGATGTCAATATCCTTATCTATTTAGTTTAGGTAAACTTCGaggatgaaaatttttttagaggGGGGAGTTGTCATATCCCAAAAATCGTGTTAGTAGAATTAGGTTATTAAATTGACGGATTGAGTCGGATACCAAAATTAGGGTCGTAACTAATtaataaagatattaaaataatataatcaggtttttattttattaatcaatttaaaataaaatctaattatgAGATCTGATTTAAAACTAGTGGGTTTTAATTGAGTTAGGACCTAActggaaaaaaagaaacaagggGGTTACCAATAGGGCAATTTGcccaatttttcaaaattggaatTTTACTTGGAGTCACTCACATCTTCTTCCCTCTCAAAAACCTAACTCTTTCAAAAAATTCCCTAAACCTAATCAGAGGGTTTCCTTCGAAATTGATTGATcctttcaaatatattaacCTCCCAAACACCAAATAACCtttaatttcaaagaaaaataacgtTCTCTTCTCCAAATCTCGTCATTTCTCTTCTTGTGTTCAAACTCGTGTTCTAGCTATAACTCATTGTTTCCAACAAATTAAGgtaattcaaattgagttttaaacAATTGTATGGAGATTTATTCACAGTTCATGTTTTTAAAGCAAGCTTGGATTTAAAAATGGCAAATCACGTAATTCTGAGTAAACTTGTggttttaaagtgattttttattcattttaacctaattagaaagtatttctctttaatttgatAGATCATTACCgaatttttaagaatcaagaaTTTTCCCCTTTTACAAGTTCTTAAAAGCTTAAATTTTTCGAAAATCTTAGATCCATAGATGTGggtaaatttaatcatttatatatgaaactaaatgatatttaggatgtttgaaataaaattgaggACTAGCTAGTTTTCAATAGTGAGAAAGGAGAGTCTTAATCCATGTTTTGTTGTGTTCAAGGTTGTTTTTAATGGGTTTGCAATGTGTTTATTGTGAGTGCAAAGTACTTGATCAAGTGAGATCCTTTACAAGCAAGTCAAAAGGCAAGGAGAAACATGTTTGAGCTTTCAACTAGTAAACAAAAGTTTGATCAGTGAGTGTTTCGTAGCCGCTATTGGTATGCGTGATTGATAATTTTAATCGGATGCTTAGGATTAGCCTGAAACACTATCCTAAGTTTCGAGAGTAAGCCCTTCCtatactttcacattttttgTAACATCATGCTTATGTAAGATGTGTTGTGATACATGATGCTAGTGCATCAGGTAAAGTGTGATAATACACGATTGTGGTAtctgatttgtttttaattttaatgcatGCTTATGAGGTTTGATATATGACAGCTCAATGAGCATCATTGTGGCAATTTTAGTgcaattaaatttataactaGAAATCATGTAATGTATGAGATTGTAATGTGAAACTGATGAACATAAACAGAGATTATGtgcattaaaatagtaaataaatgtgtaattatGGATATTTTCCCCTTTTGAACtcttgaaaccattggatatagttggcatgccattgGATTGTGAGTACACACCCTTGTGTTTTGTGATATAGGTGTTGAGACCCCAGGACAAGTTGGAGAGATAAAGGAATGTtaagctaagctccattcattgGGACATGTTGGAACGTTCTAGAGTGTTTCACTTAATGCTACAATTATGAGACATGTTAGACTCTTTGAGTCAATGGTGTTATGGACATCCGTTTTGACCAATGTGTGGTGATTGAATCCACCTATATGTTTCATATTCTAAAGTTTccaaattatcattatttgtaatatatatgtatatgttgtGTTGTATGTGAACATATGTGATTGAAAATGACAAACTCATGAGATAATGAAGCATTAAAATGTTTCTTTGACTTTTTAGGAAATAGGATGTGAATGTGCCTTAGTATGCTTTTCGTTAACCTATGTTATTGTGTACGCTTTGTAGTACTTTCaaacattcactgagcttgtttgAGCTCACACTCTTTATTTAAATTCTGTAGAGAAATAGTACTTTCAGTGAGTGTGAAGTGGGAAGGAAGTGATCCACACAAGGCATTGTGGTTAAGTATGTTTCATGGTGATGAATTCTAggaataaaggcaatgtgggaTATTTTTGTTAGAATTATACTTTCTTATGGTTGctatatgttttaagttttgttttgtgAACTATTTGAATGTTTATAACTGATGCTCATTAGTTATAAGTTAGAAAACTGTTGCAAGAATATTTTCAGAATACACAATTTAGGCTTGGTTGAGTTAAATATCATTTGTAAATTAAGAATGAACACTGCTTCAAGCATTAGTTCTGCTATAGCTTTGAACTTTTAGCAAATTAAGTAGAAGTATCAATACTCGGGACCAAACAATGAATACCTTACcaaatgaaaagttttaaaaaatcgaTAGTAACCaagtttggtatcgatacccaaAGATGAGTATCGATAATCGTGACAAAAATACTGATACCTCCACAAGGTATCggtaaattgtttcaaaccaaATTTGGTAGAGAGctaaaatggtatcgatacatACTTTAGTATCGGTACCTAGACATAAGAAATTCTGCCTACTTTCATAGAATCTATACTATTTtggagttttaaaatttattaaaatggtcaTTACTTCTCAAGTAAATCCACTTCTATTGCCACTTAAGAGTTTAATTAGTCAAGATTTCATCTGTAACGGTTAACTGTGATAACATTTGTAATTACTTGTTGTTGTGTATGTACCTGTATAAGTTTCGATAGTTGCTATAACATCCTATAATGTGGGTCCGATGATTGGGCCAGGTTACCGGTATTATATTTGGTGGTCTCAGAGTGTAGGTTATTCAAACACCCAAACCTAAGTTGTTAATACTAGAGACTAGAGAAACATAACCCTTGGACCTAGATTTTAATAATACCTAGACCGTTTGACTTCCTTATCTTTGTACGAAATTATTGTGAAATTGCTTGTTTTGGGTAGGATTGAGAATGCATTgcctttattgaaatgtttttacaataatatgCCTTGGATCATTGTTGCAACTCACACTCTTAGTTTGTTTGTGTGTGTTTATAGTAGTTACAATATGCCTCGTAGACGTGTTAAAGTGAATACGAATGCTCCAGAGGATGGTACATCCTTTGCACCACATGTGCCGCTAGTGC
The nucleotide sequence above comes from Gossypium raimondii isolate GPD5lz chromosome 13, ASM2569854v1, whole genome shotgun sequence. Encoded proteins:
- the LOC128036151 gene encoding uncharacterized protein LOC128036151, translated to MELFEALYGRNCRTPFCWSELDEKRIIVPDFVLKKKEKVKLICKRLKVASDRQKSYIYLKCHDIEFQVRYKVFLKVSPWKKVQSFRLKELERNYDVFHVSMLQNYLSDTSHIVPVEEIKVRPDLTYDEELVEILAQEEKVL